In the genome of Altererythrobacter sp. TH136, one region contains:
- the rsmD gene encoding 16S rRNA (guanine(966)-N(2))-methyltransferase RsmD, with amino-acid sequence MRIVAGEWRGRKLVAPKGEATRPTADRTRETLFNMLTSRIGPFDGLTVADLFAGSGALGLEALSRGARSSLFVEQDPAAVDAIRANIAALGARERSEVRRGSVMELAPVQAPYDLMLLDPPYGTGAAGVALDRLARLGWIGPATWIAAETGADEQLTVKGLATQVERKVGKARLWLLRAEG; translated from the coding sequence ATGAGAATTGTCGCGGGCGAATGGCGCGGCCGCAAGCTGGTCGCCCCGAAGGGAGAAGCCACCCGGCCGACCGCCGACCGCACCCGCGAAACGTTGTTCAACATGCTCACCAGCAGGATCGGCCCTTTTGACGGGCTGACGGTCGCCGACCTGTTCGCGGGGTCCGGCGCGCTGGGGCTGGAGGCCTTGTCGCGCGGTGCACGATCATCGCTGTTTGTCGAGCAGGACCCTGCCGCAGTCGATGCGATCCGCGCCAACATCGCGGCGCTGGGTGCGAGGGAACGCAGCGAGGTGCGGCGCGGTTCGGTGATGGAGCTCGCCCCGGTGCAGGCGCCGTACGACCTTATGCTGCTCGACCCGCCATACGGCACCGGTGCCGCGGGCGTAGCGCTCGACCGGCTGGCGCGGCTCGGCTGGATCGGACCCGCCACCTGGATCGCGGCGGAGACCGGGGCAGACGAACAACTCACTGTGAAGGGTTTGGCGACGCAGGTCGAGCGCAAGGTAGGCAAAGCACGGCTCTGGCTCCTGCGCGCCGAAGGTTGA
- a CDS encoding UvrD-helicase domain-containing protein, with amino-acid sequence MDADPALPAAPGAGEVPAYAQGLNVPQQQAVLTTEGPVLMLAGAGTGKTAALTARLAHLVATRRAWPSEILCVTFTNKAAREMRERVGRHIGEAVEGMPWLGTFHSIGAKMLRRHAELVGLQSNYTIIDTDDQIRLLKTLITENGLDEKRWPARQLAGLIDRWKNRGLNPADLDAVENEAYANGRGQEFYGLYQARLKALNACDFGDLLLHILNVFRSHREVLQQYQQRFKYILVDEYQDTNQVQYLWLRLLAQERKNICVVGDDDQSIYSWRGAEVANILKFEKDFPGAAVIKLEQNYRSTPHILAAASGLINANSDRLGKTLWTEIPAGEKVRVIGVWDGPEEARRIGEEIERLEREGAGLDQVAILVRAQYQTREFEDRFIQIGMNYRIIGGFRFYERAEIRDALAYLRVIASPADDLAFERIYNQPKRGLGAKTLELMHRHARATGLPLAAASLQLADSDELPARARGTIANLMGQFLRWREMAESIPPAELIRAVLADSGYDAMLQAEKSAEAAGRAENLSELARAMEEYDTLGDFLEHVALVMDNERADDGEKVTIMTIHAAKGLEFDHLFLPGWEEGVFPSQRALDEGGLASLEEERRLAYVAITRARRRCTIIHAANRRIYGQWTSSIPSRFVGELPADQITEETTLTGGASLWRAQMSEHDDPFAHVARAQPARTLTRGPGWQRALTTGYDATPHRVRENTRSAASFAAKPRSDVAVGQRVFHDKFGYGEVVDQEGNKLEIEFEAAGRKRVIDSFVTVA; translated from the coding sequence ATGGATGCCGATCCCGCCCTTCCCGCCGCGCCTGGCGCTGGCGAAGTTCCCGCCTATGCGCAGGGACTTAACGTCCCGCAGCAACAGGCGGTGCTGACCACGGAAGGACCGGTGCTGATGCTAGCCGGCGCGGGCACCGGCAAGACGGCTGCGCTCACCGCACGTTTGGCTCATCTCGTCGCAACCCGCCGCGCCTGGCCGAGCGAGATCCTTTGCGTCACCTTCACCAACAAGGCCGCGCGCGAGATGAGGGAGCGGGTCGGCCGCCATATCGGCGAGGCGGTTGAGGGGATGCCGTGGCTCGGCACCTTCCACTCGATCGGCGCCAAGATGCTGCGCCGCCATGCCGAGTTGGTCGGACTGCAGTCGAACTACACGATCATCGACACGGACGATCAGATCCGTCTGCTCAAGACGCTGATCACCGAAAACGGTCTCGACGAGAAGCGCTGGCCCGCACGCCAGCTTGCCGGCCTGATCGACCGGTGGAAGAACCGCGGTCTGAACCCGGCCGATCTGGATGCGGTCGAGAACGAAGCGTACGCCAACGGGCGCGGGCAGGAGTTCTATGGCCTGTATCAGGCGCGGCTGAAGGCGCTGAACGCATGCGATTTCGGCGACCTGCTGTTGCACATCCTCAACGTGTTCCGCAGCCACCGCGAGGTGCTCCAGCAATATCAGCAGCGCTTCAAGTACATCCTGGTGGACGAGTACCAGGACACCAACCAGGTCCAGTACCTGTGGCTCCGCCTGCTCGCGCAAGAGCGCAAGAACATCTGCGTGGTGGGGGACGACGACCAGTCAATCTATTCCTGGCGCGGCGCGGAAGTGGCCAACATCCTGAAGTTCGAGAAGGACTTCCCCGGGGCGGCGGTAATCAAGCTGGAGCAGAATTATCGCTCTACCCCGCACATCCTGGCCGCCGCATCCGGCCTGATCAACGCCAATAGCGACCGCCTGGGCAAGACGCTGTGGACCGAAATCCCTGCGGGCGAGAAGGTCCGCGTGATCGGCGTGTGGGACGGTCCCGAGGAAGCCCGCCGCATCGGCGAGGAGATCGAGCGGCTGGAGCGCGAGGGCGCAGGGCTCGACCAGGTCGCGATCCTGGTCCGTGCCCAGTACCAGACGCGCGAGTTCGAAGACCGGTTCATCCAGATCGGGATGAACTACCGCATCATCGGCGGTTTCCGCTTCTACGAGCGGGCGGAAATTCGCGATGCGCTCGCCTACCTGCGGGTGATCGCCAGTCCGGCCGATGATCTGGCGTTCGAACGGATCTACAACCAGCCCAAGCGTGGTCTGGGTGCGAAGACGCTTGAACTGATGCACCGCCACGCCCGGGCGACCGGCCTGCCGCTCGCCGCCGCGTCGCTCCAGTTGGCGGACTCGGACGAATTGCCCGCCCGTGCGCGCGGCACCATCGCGAACCTGATGGGGCAATTCCTCCGCTGGCGCGAGATGGCCGAGAGCATTCCGCCGGCCGAATTGATCCGCGCCGTGCTGGCCGACAGCGGTTACGACGCGATGCTGCAGGCGGAAAAGAGCGCCGAAGCAGCCGGTCGCGCCGAAAACCTGTCCGAGCTTGCCCGTGCGATGGAGGAGTACGACACGCTCGGCGATTTCCTCGAGCATGTGGCGCTGGTGATGGACAACGAACGCGCCGACGATGGGGAAAAGGTCACCATCATGACCATCCACGCGGCCAAGGGGCTGGAGTTCGACCACCTGTTCCTGCCTGGCTGGGAAGAGGGAGTGTTCCCCTCGCAGCGCGCGCTGGATGAAGGCGGGCTCGCCAGCCTCGAGGAAGAACGGCGCCTCGCCTATGTGGCGATCACCCGCGCGCGCCGTCGGTGCACGATCATCCACGCTGCCAACCGCCGCATCTACGGGCAGTGGACCAGTTCCATCCCGAGCCGCTTTGTCGGCGAACTGCCGGCCGACCAGATCACCGAGGAGACCACCCTCACCGGCGGAGCCTCACTCTGGCGCGCGCAAATGAGTGAGCACGACGATCCGTTCGCTCACGTCGCGCGGGCGCAGCCCGCTCGCACGCTGACCCGCGGCCCGGGTTGGCAGCGGGCGCTGACCACCGGCTACGACGCCACGCCGCACCGCGTCAGGGAGAATACCCGCAGCGCCGCCAGCTTTGCCGCCAAGCCGCGCAGCGATGTCGCGGTCGGACAGCGGGTGTTCCACGACAAGTTCGGTTATGGCGAAGTGGTCGATCAGGAAGGCAACAAGCTGGAGATCGAATTCGAAGCCGCAGGGCGCAAGCGGGTGATCGACAGCTTCGTCACCGTGGCCTGA
- a CDS encoding pseudouridine synthase, with amino-acid sequence MPQSSDRPDGERIAKLLARAGVASRREVERMIAEGRVAIGGKVLDTPATIIPNLQGVTVDGKAVERAEPARVFAFHKPSGLLTAERDPKGRPTIYTALRNALPRNAPRVMPVGRLDMNTEGLLLLTNDGALKRSLELPASNVPRTYRVRAFGDITQSRLDDLIEGIEIEGVRYGKIEADLERGAGRNRWIVMTLTEGKNREVRRVLEHLGLQVSRLLRVGYGPFNLGDLPRGAVAEIPQVEVERLRKSLKA; translated from the coding sequence ATGCCACAAAGCTCTGACCGACCCGACGGCGAACGCATCGCCAAGCTGCTCGCGCGCGCCGGAGTCGCCAGCCGGCGCGAAGTGGAGCGGATGATTGCGGAAGGCCGGGTGGCCATCGGCGGCAAGGTGCTCGATACCCCGGCGACGATCATCCCCAACCTGCAGGGCGTCACGGTCGACGGCAAGGCGGTGGAGCGAGCAGAACCGGCCCGCGTGTTCGCCTTTCACAAGCCATCCGGCCTGCTTACTGCCGAGCGCGATCCCAAGGGCCGCCCGACGATCTACACCGCGCTGCGCAACGCGCTGCCGCGCAACGCACCCCGGGTGATGCCGGTCGGCCGGCTGGACATGAACACCGAAGGGCTGCTGCTGCTGACCAACGACGGCGCGCTCAAGCGGTCGCTTGAACTGCCCGCCTCCAACGTGCCGCGCACTTACCGCGTGCGCGCGTTCGGCGACATCACGCAGAGCCGGCTCGACGACCTGATCGAGGGGATCGAGATCGAAGGCGTCCGCTATGGCAAGATCGAGGCCGACCTGGAGCGCGGCGCGGGGCGCAATCGCTGGATCGTGATGACGCTGACCGAAGGCAAGAACCGCGAGGTGCGCCGCGTGCTGGAGCATCTCGGCCTGCAGGTCAGCCGGTTGCTTCGCGTCGGGTATGGCCCCTTCAACCTGGGCGATCTGCCGCGCGGCGCGGTGGCGGAAATCCCGCAGGTCGAAGTGGAGCGGCTGCGCAAGAGCCTGAAGGCGTGA